Within Ipomoea triloba cultivar NCNSP0323 chromosome 9, ASM357664v1, the genomic segment TTTTGGATCAAAGGTGTTTGAagcttcttttaaaaaataaaatgccaAATGCCTTGATTTGCTAGGTTTAGGTGTGTGAGGAACTCTCAACCTCTTTGCTAGGACCTATATTTTTATCTCAAATTATATCTATAAATGAGGACTTCATCATAGTTTGACGATTGTTGGGGAACCTTTTTATTAATTCATAGTTTGTCTAACAtattatgagaaaaatgagCAACATTGCTTTCTTGCCAAACTTAACAACTGATATATCTTCTATTAACCAGTTAAACAAAGTTTACTTCACCATGCTGAATCAGTAAGAAAACTTCTCTATATATCCTCCACCTGTTACaatatattttacatttctttttGGAATTTTCTTAAATGAATGAGTCATTCTATTAGATTTGGACCTCACAGGAGCAAGTAATAAGAACATCAGAATCCGATACATCACCATTTACGCAGTTTATAATATGGGCATGGAGTGGATCAAGGTACTCTGGTCTGGTATGCATGGCCATCTCATCTGTAATCTATTGTACTATGGATGTTGTTTCAGAATTTTTTTCAGGTCAGTAATTCTCAatccatatatgtatatacaaataatgtaaacTGTTGCTATATGTCCAATGCCTCTTCAGTATTCCTCTCTTTTTGCTAGAGAGCTGCTAAATAAATTTTAGCCTTCATCAATTCTTTATATTtcttaatgttattttatttcttttgttatttatacTTGCAGGTCAATCAATTCCTCTTTTTGAGATGGCGTTTACAAGATGTACATTGCTCTTGATTCTGTCATTTGTGTGGTTGAAGAGAACTGGACAGCCAATTTTTGGCCCAAAGAATGTCAATACACTTATGGCTTTAAGAGCTGTGATTGGATATTTCTCATTATTAAGTTTCATTTACTGGTAAGAGGTGCTACCTTGGATAACCCCAACCCACACGCACACACAAAAACAATAAGAATAAGGAAAGATTTGTACATGCTACAAATTAAGTATTGGTTTTAAGGTTTACCATTCTGGAACATGATTTACTAGTGACAATGAGACAGTTGATTCTTTCAGCATTCAAAGATTGCCATTGTCCCAGGCTATTGTATTGAGTTTTACCACTCCAATCATGGCTTCAGTTGTTGCTCGATTTATATTGCATGAAAAGTTGAAAATCACAGAAATTGGAGGTATGTTCCTTTGTGTCATTACAATCTGTAGACTTCATGAAAAAATTATGGTCAAGATGTACTGTGTGCATGTAGGAACTAACAGTATATGGCAAGCATAACTAGAAATGAGGCATTCCAAGCATATACTAGTGGCCAAATTTGTGTCTTTACATTGTAAACCTTAGATCAATGCTAGAAAAAAACATGTTTCTTTTTCTCATTGAGAATGTAAGTGTATTTAGTGCTTGTTTGGCTTGGTTTGAATTTGTTGAAAATCAGGCTTTTTTGAAAAGTCTCAAACTCTAGCTTCTTGAAAAAGTGACTTTTACCTATTTAGCTGCAAAAGCCTTTTCTCCTCTCAGCGTTTTTGCTTTTTAGAGTAGATAGGCTCTGAAATGACTTGGGTCAAACAAACACATAATGTTTACCTATAAAGAGAAGCCAAGAAAAATACTCCATAGCAATTAAAATCTTTTGCATCATTGACCTCTTTGGTCCATGAAGTTATTGGCTTGAAAGTATTTAGATTTTCTTTGTGACTTTGTTACATATGTTGCTTGACCTTGGAGTAATGTTTTGAATTCATATCAATAAAGATCTTTCTTCccacctcttttttttttttttttttttcaatagtaGCATTGCATATTTGTGATACCAGAGGTGCACTTTACCTTCTCTGTTTGTCATCATTGTTTTGTCACCTATGCAGGTCTAGCCACCAGTTTCTTTGGTGTGCTCTTTCTTTTTCAACCAATGGTCTTCACAAAAGGTACataaatttgttaaaaaattacACATAATGCTATATGGGCCTGACACCTTCAACTTTTGGGGCCCATTGTTCCCATAAAAGTTGGAAATATATCAAGCAAAAATACTGAAATTCACAATCAGTGTTTACACTATCATAAATTTCAGAGTTGTaggttcaaatttaattatgcTGAGAAAATCATGTATGCTTCTGGGATCATAACTAATTTTCCTAACCAATCTTCCACATTCCTGatttataggtttttttttttttttttttttaataaaaaaaatatttaatatgactTTGCTATGTAATCATACTGGAATATGGTATGATTATGTTAACACTCTGCTTCTAATACAGACAGTCACCCTTCTGTTGAGAGGAATAAAAGGAAATGGTTGGATTAGAAGTAGAAGACAAAAAAGGattgttaaaacatgaaatgtTGGCATTTATGGTCTGTTAAAGTAACACTGAAATAAAATTGTCTTTGGTTTGTAGAATGTAGCGATGTAGGTAGCATCTGTTAAAGACTTTCATGTCTTTTTTGCCAAGGGTAATGTGGTTCATCCGCATTCCGATCACACAGTTTTTTTATGTGAATTCTTGTACATATTACATCCTTAATTATGTACTTCCAGGAGCTGTGCCAAATGCTGTAGGCATTAATGAATATGTCCGTGGAAGCCATCATATTTATGCAGTTTTGGTTGGGCTATGTTCATCTATTTTTGGTGGAGTTAGCTACTGTCTTACAAAGGCAGGAGCCAAGACAACTGATCAACCAGTGTAAGATTACTGGCTTTCTTCTCTGATACTATATACACTGCTTGGTCATGTGTTTTGATTCTTTGATCTGGAGTTCTTCATATATTGAGACTAGCACCATCAGCTTGCTTCCTGCATAGTTAAAAAATGTTTCTTTTTAGCTTATAATGTGCTTTACATTTCCTAAACATTCATGTTTATAGAAATATTTGTTACCCAGTAATTAGGTTTGTCTTCAATATATACCATTCAATAGCCTGAGAGCTCCTTTACGGCTAGTTGTTTCCTCAATATACATCAATCATCACACTTTGAAAGAGAGTGAAAATCTAATGTCTGAGTCTCTGTTTAACTATTTATAGTTTAACACGCTTGGTTAACAGTGgtgtttttttaaaacaacTGCTTGTTTCTGTTTCTGGATATTAAATTTCAGGCTTACAGTTTTTGCATTTGGTCTATTTGCAAGTCCTGCTGCTGGAATATGTACCTTTGCTTTCCAGGTAAGATCTTTGTTCAACCCTGTGCTACCATGTAATATGCTGACTgtaaaacaaaattaacaatttttagttttaactgctttgaagaaaaggagaaaaaggtGCATTTGCATGCATATGAATCTTGTAGTGAACATGTCATTAATTTCATGATATGATCTCGGTTCTGACTAAAGCCTTCCACTCTTATGAATATATTTAAGAAACTCTAGTTTATCTGATGTTATTTTGTACACTGAAGCTCAATGAAGTATACTGTGTCATGTATCTTTACTACTTAATCTGATTTAGGAAAAAGATTGTCACGTTATCTTATATTAGTTTGAGTTCCTAGATTTCCATGAATGACAACTAGGCCCATCTATGCTTAGAGTGTACAAGATACTGTGTTAGTTTGTACTTTGGAATTTATCTTCTTCTCCTCATTTAGCATATTCAATAGCTTACAATGGAAAGCCATAATTTATTACATTTACGAAAAACAAGATGGTTGTAACAATGGGCTGCTTGCTGTTAGAACTTTTTGCCCCTTTTGTATTTGCATGTTGATGCTGCTGCTTCTTTCtttatcatggttgaaaaaaccGCTAGGCGCTCCGCAgacgctcggggagcgcctagagCCTAGGatgcctaggcggggattaattgGCGCTTAGACGTctgtgtattttttaaatttttttaaaatttgtttgagtatttttaattttttaaagactaataaattataaattatataatactttaatagttaatactaaaatcttaagtattaacctaaaaaaatatctagagtttgtacaatttaagattatttcgctgttttgagcgaaataacccattaaaaaaagaacaaaacttaATTGGCTGACTAGGcagcctagtcggtgcctaggctGTGGTTAGGCGGCCTAGACGGAGCTCAGCCGGCCTAGGGGATCACCTAGCCGGCCAgctgcctagaccaccatttaaggtgatacgctaggcggtcgaccggcGCCTAGGGCCTAGGTGGGAATTAATCGGCGCCCAGGCGTGATTTCTGCAACACTGTTCTTAATTCCTTTTATTGTTCCATGCAGAACTTTGTACTTCCCAGTTTCTATTCTCTGATTCTTATGATTGTCCTTGGGGTACTGGCTTTCTTCGCAGAGGTTCTAACCTGACCTTGTCCTCTGATCTACGCATTTATGTAACCCAACACCTGGTTTTGTTAAACAATTTCTATCAGAATATGGACTTACAACTCTTTGTGTTCACAGATAACTCTAGCAAGAGGGCTTCAGCTCGAGAAAACAAGCAGAGTTGCCAATGTCCTGTATCTTGAGGTACGGAGCTCGTGTAATTTATTGCATCAAGTTTACAAATTTCAATAACTTacaaataaatagataattATCATTGGCATGACCTTGAAAACTAAAACGCTTCCATTAAAAATGCATGGCATGAAATGGTCTTTGTGCATGTTAAAGCTAAAGGAGATTCACCGGATATTTTGAGAACACAAATGTTGATTGTACCATACCATTCAAATCGCCCAAAATGCTCCTATCATTGTTATTAGGGAAAATTACACTCGGGTAATTGTAAGATGTGTTCTTACTTGTTGGTTTGCTCACTTCTcgttcataaaatataaatgacgttgcaaatttcatcatttttcccTTATAATTATAGTTGTTGTGACAGTATTATATGGTGATATGCTATTATGTTGTCTTTCCATTTCAGGCAGCCCTTTCTCAGTTGTTGAGAATGGGTACTTCAAGAATGGCATCCTTCGGTAGGTTAGTCGGATGTTCACTAATTGTAATTTCCGCAAGTTGTACAATGTATTTTGGACCGGAAAGAGATTGAAGGACAATAAGCAGGCAAGCTCACCTTTGGTGCTACTATACTTGTGCCCTTTTTGTGTTTGGTACCATTGATTTGATGAGCATATGCTGGTTTTGGTAGGCATTAATTTGATGAATATGCTGTGCTCATTCTGTAATGTACATTCTGTCCAATTTTAGAGTTGTTATGTCTGTAAATATTGAGGCCAAAGTTGATTTTGTTCAAAACACCATCCATCCAAAAGGAAAATTAAATCAGCAAATGGCAAACCTCCACTACCAAGTTTTCAGATCCTCCaagaaataaatacaataaccTACTCATTCTAATATTGTTCGAATTAATCTCTGTGGAAATTTActgattaataataaaaattcagtatttataacaaaataaaaaacactttcaaaacaaataaaagatacATTTGAGATTATATCAAAGATAAAGggcagaaaggaaaaaaaatatccCTCTAATATCCACCATGTGTAAACAATGTAGGGCAATATATGGCAGATACGAAGGAGACCCTATCCCGCTATTTCTTTTGGAATTGTCATTTGCCTCAAGTTGGAGCtgaaaaatatgaaagaatAGAGATGCCATTTACCTTTTTGCTATGTCTTTAGGAGTTTGGCATTCAATTCGCCACTGGTTGGGGCTGGAAAATATGAAAGAATGGTGATTTGGTGATGCCATTTGCCTTTTTGCTCATCCCTTGGAGATGCTCTTACCACTTAAAGTCTACTCTGCTCAAAATGTCATCTTCAACCAATATTAGGATACAAGaggaataagaaaataatttcaccCCCATCTATTAGAACTGAGATTAGCCTACACTTGCAGATTTAAAGCTGTTATGGGGCCATTAAAGCAAATTAAAAGTCTAGCAAGtaataatacagagtaataatTTATGTAAAATAAGAGAGAAGCCTCAGATCGACTATCTGACATCAATGGTTAATTCAGACGGTAATTCcagatattttaatttcaatcctCACTGGCATattctcaaataaaataaaataaagctaAAATATAATCACACAAAACGGCTCTATGAAGGAATGGAGAATCCATTCATAGGTTCCTATATAATGCGAAATTGAATCAATTTCGGTTCGATCATAGCATCGCCGGTCACTGCTACGATAAGCTATCGGCGACGTGGCATCGAACCTTTCTCCTACACTCCATAATGAATCACCGAAATTGAAAAGTAAAAATGAAGAATGACCTCAGAGACCCGTTCCAAATCACACACACAGCAGTGGTGCGAAAGCTGAGCAGCCCAAACTTTCCCGACCAGTTGAACCAAGGCTTTCACGGCG encodes:
- the LOC116028291 gene encoding probable transport protein YPL264C isoform X1, which produces MTAGESMNGGGIVAGGDGDIEGGQLVELVEASLLPTDAKSDPPSDAEAPADDAPVGISDDQITPLLPKTERPKINIFTIAYPRRKSNNKIWTSQEQVIRTSESDTSPFTQFIIWAWSGSRYSGLVCMAISSVIYCTMDVVSEFFSGQSIPLFEMAFTRCTLLLILSFVWLKRTGQPIFGPKNVNTLMALRAVIGYFSLLSFIYCIQRLPLSQAIVLSFTTPIMASVVARFILHEKLKITEIGGLATSFFGVLFLFQPMVFTKGAVPNAVGINEYVRGSHHIYAVLVGLCSSIFGGVSYCLTKAGAKTTDQPVLTVFAFGLFASPAAGICTFAFQNFVLPSFYSLILMIVLGVLAFFAEITLARGLQLEKTSRVANVLYLEAALSQLLRMGTSRMASFGRLVGCSLIVISASCTMYFGPERD
- the LOC116028291 gene encoding probable transport protein YPL264C isoform X2, whose amino-acid sequence is MTAGESMNGGGIVAGGDGDIEGGQLVELVEASLLPTDAKSDPPSDAEAPADDAPVGISDDQITPLLPKTERPKINIFTIAYPRRKSNNKEQVIRTSESDTSPFTQFIIWAWSGSRYSGLVCMAISSVIYCTMDVVSEFFSGQSIPLFEMAFTRCTLLLILSFVWLKRTGQPIFGPKNVNTLMALRAVIGYFSLLSFIYCIQRLPLSQAIVLSFTTPIMASVVARFILHEKLKITEIGGLATSFFGVLFLFQPMVFTKGAVPNAVGINEYVRGSHHIYAVLVGLCSSIFGGVSYCLTKAGAKTTDQPVLTVFAFGLFASPAAGICTFAFQNFVLPSFYSLILMIVLGVLAFFAEITLARGLQLEKTSRVANVLYLEAALSQLLRMGTSRMASFGRLVGCSLIVISASCTMYFGPERD